Proteins from a single region of Deltaproteobacteria bacterium:
- a CDS encoding PAS domain-containing protein, with translation MEQSPGKLTLNLAIVGGGRGCKVILSLLEKSSLDFLDINIVGVCDINPRAKGLLYAKSKGIFTTTNLKDLFKIKNLHALIELTNDRKVFHDLICLKPEGVGVLDRNIGRLLAGLFNIDQKLKSAANQLASARAATDFLIHQANERIVVLNPDFTIVEANEPYLAAVQKPREEVIGAHCYEITHELTAPCSVSHPEQGCPMMDTLRTGNSAHVIHEHPVKGGQTIYCDMVTYPLKDQKGEIIQVIEVWRDITDELATRWERRLRAVKADMKKLIQEDRLMSLGKLVASSVHEINNPIQGLLTFSKLMEEMLEEGDPGPEELNKFREFLPIMSRELERCGNIISGLLSFSRQSTRKFRRLDLNQVLREVITLTRHKMELQEIQLYLNLHTTPLIVQGDVNQLQQCFLNLAFNAMEAMPDGGKLSITTQWDESEELAEVTVEDTGCGIREEDLDHIFDPFFTTKEEGEGTGLGLSIVHGIVRSHGGKIRIESRVGAGTKFILNFPISPNP, from the coding sequence TTGGAGCAATCACCCGGAAAATTGACCCTGAATCTGGCCATCGTGGGCGGAGGCAGGGGCTGCAAGGTCATCTTAAGTCTTCTTGAAAAAAGCAGTCTCGACTTCCTGGATATAAACATAGTAGGGGTCTGCGACATCAATCCCAGGGCCAAGGGGCTCCTTTACGCAAAGTCCAAGGGTATTTTCACCACCACAAACCTTAAGGATCTCTTCAAGATCAAAAACCTGCATGCCCTGATCGAGCTTACCAATGACCGCAAGGTCTTCCACGACCTCATCTGCCTCAAACCCGAGGGTGTCGGTGTGCTGGACCGCAACATCGGGAGATTATTGGCCGGCCTTTTCAATATAGACCAAAAGTTGAAATCCGCTGCAAACCAGTTGGCCTCCGCCCGGGCGGCCACGGACTTTCTCATCCACCAGGCGAACGAGCGTATCGTGGTCCTGAACCCGGATTTCACCATCGTGGAAGCCAATGAACCATACCTGGCCGCTGTTCAGAAACCGCGGGAAGAGGTCATCGGTGCCCATTGTTATGAGATCACCCATGAACTCACGGCCCCCTGCTCTGTATCTCACCCGGAGCAGGGCTGCCCCATGATGGACACGTTGCGGACCGGCAACTCCGCCCATGTCATCCACGAACATCCGGTCAAGGGCGGTCAGACGATATACTGCGACATGGTGACCTATCCCCTCAAGGATCAAAAGGGCGAAATCATCCAGGTCATCGAGGTATGGAGAGACATCACTGATGAACTGGCCACACGATGGGAAAGACGCCTCAGGGCCGTGAAGGCCGACATGAAAAAGCTCATCCAGGAAGACCGCCTCATGTCCCTTGGAAAACTCGTGGCCAGCAGCGTCCACGAAATCAACAACCCGATTCAAGGGTTGCTCACATTCAGCAAACTCATGGAGGAGATGCTCGAGGAAGGTGACCCTGGACCTGAAGAACTGAATAAATTCAGGGAGTTTCTCCCCATCATGTCCAGGGAACTGGAACGATGCGGAAACATCATATCCGGTCTTCTTTCCTTTTCCCGTCAATCGACCCGCAAGTTTCGCCGCCTGGACCTCAACCAGGTCCTACGGGAAGTCATCACGCTGACCCGCCATAAGATGGAACTCCAGGAGATCCAACTCTACCTGAACCTCCATACCACTCCCTTGATCGTCCAGGGGGATGTCAATCAGCTCCAGCAATGTTTTCTCAATCTGGCCTTCAACGCCATGGAGGCCATGCCCGACGGAGGGAAACTTTCCATCACCACGCAGTGGGATGAATCCGAAGAACTTGCCGAGGTCACCGTAGAGGATACCGGATGCGGGATTCGGGAAGAGGATCTCGACCATATCTTTGATCCCTTTTTTACAACCAAGGAGGAAGGGGAGGGAACCGGCCTGGGCCTTTCCATCGTCCATGGAATCGTGAGATCCCACGGTGGCAAGATTCGAATCGAGAGCCGGGTGGGTGCCGGCACGAAGTTTATCTTGAACTTCCCCATATCCCCGAATCCTTGA
- a CDS encoding winged helix-turn-helix transcriptional regulator, which translates to MEKEDFYTLRLMGEIDRNGSFSQRELSRRLNISLGLVNAFLKRLVNKGYFKVKTMPRNRVKYFLTPEGLARKSRLTAEYLRYSVHFYKDIKHLLLKKYAEMEEKGVQNILFYGAGEVAELAYLYLQLSNLTLIGIVDEKQIGKNFFGHRIAGTSRLKKKDWDMVLLTRLDDPEADIKNLMANWVNRDRIATI; encoded by the coding sequence GTGGAAAAAGAAGACTTTTATACGCTTCGCCTGATGGGAGAGATCGACCGGAACGGGAGTTTCAGTCAAAGAGAACTATCCCGCCGTCTCAACATCTCCCTCGGGCTGGTGAATGCGTTCCTTAAAAGACTGGTCAACAAGGGGTATTTCAAGGTCAAGACCATGCCCAGGAATCGGGTGAAATACTTTCTTACCCCCGAAGGGCTGGCGAGAAAAAGCAGGCTTACGGCGGAATACCTGAGGTATTCCGTTCATTTTTATAAGGATATCAAACATCTGCTTCTGAAAAAGTACGCCGAAATGGAAGAAAAGGGTGTCCAAAACATCCTTTTCTACGGAGCCGGTGAAGTCGCCGAACTCGCCTATCTCTACCTCCAACTCTCCAATCTCACCCTTATCGGCATCGTCGATGAGAAGCAAATCGGTAAGAATTTTTTCGGTCACCGGATTGCGGGAACGAGCCGCCTGAAGAAAAAGGACTGGGATATGGTCCTTCTCACCCGCTTGGATGATCCGGAGGCGGACATCAAGAACCTCATGGCAAACTGGGTCAATCGGGACAGGATCGCCACCATATGA
- a CDS encoding UpxY family transcription antiterminator, with protein MMKIEIPKWFAVHTRSRFEQKVHAALAGKSVEAFLPRIQVMSRRKDRRKKILVPMIPGYVFVRFDLDPEVYWDIIKTTGVVRMIGFEGKPVPVNDEEIASLMILDGTDRTVQNREYMKRGDRVMIMEGPLKGLVGFYLRHKGKDKVVVSVELLRRSLEVEIEDWALEKV; from the coding sequence ATGATGAAGATCGAAATCCCCAAGTGGTTCGCCGTACATACCCGCAGCAGGTTCGAGCAAAAGGTCCATGCCGCCCTGGCCGGCAAGTCTGTAGAGGCCTTCCTTCCCCGGATCCAGGTGATGAGCCGGAGGAAAGACCGCCGGAAAAAGATCCTTGTTCCCATGATTCCCGGATACGTCTTTGTTCGGTTCGATCTGGATCCAGAGGTTTACTGGGACATCATCAAGACCACGGGAGTCGTGAGAATGATCGGATTCGAGGGGAAACCCGTTCCGGTCAACGACGAGGAGATCGCCTCCCTGATGATCTTGGACGGTACGGATCGGACCGTTCAGAACCGGGAATACATGAAGCGGGGAGACCGGGTCATGATCATGGAGGGACCGTTGAAAGGCCTGGTCGGTTTTTATCTCCGTCACAAGGGAAAGGACAAGGTGGTGGTCAGCGTCGAGCTGCTTCGGCGGTCACTGGAAGTGGAAATCGAGGACTGGGCCCTGGAAAAGGTGTAG